The Stenotrophomonas sp. ASS1 genome segment GCCGGACGCGTGTCCGGATGCCAGCTCTGGCGCAGGTAATCAGCCAGACCGCGCACGTAGGCGCTGTAACGCGAACGCATCAGGCGCTCGGCATCGGGCGCGGCTTCACCGGCGTGGAAACGGCCGCAGCAGGCTGCATAGTCGGCGGGAAGGCCACAGGGACAGGGATCGGCGGGTTTTCGGCTCATGCCGGCATTGTCGCCGGGTTGCGCGGATTGATCCACGCGCGGCACGGGCCAGCTGAAGCAGGACAGGCGTATGCTGTCGCGCCCCCACCTTGATTGATCGCCGTGCTGGAACTGGTTCCCCCTGAGTTGTGGTGGCTGGTGGTGATCGCCTTCATCGCCGGTCTTGTGGATGCCGCCGTGGGTGGCGGTGGCCTGGTTCAGCTGCCCGGCCTGTTCACGGTGCTGCCGCAGCAGACGCCGGCGATGCTGTTCGGTACCAACAAGTTCAGTTCGATGTTCGGCACCGGTGCGGCTGCCTGGCGCTATGCGCGCAACGTGCGCTTCCCGTGGAAGCCGGTGCTGTTCGCGGCCGGCACCGCCTTCATCTTCTCCTTCGCCGGGGCCACCGCGGTGAGCCTGCTGCCCAAGGACGCGGTGCGCCCACTGGTGCTGGTGCTGCTGATCGCGATGTTGGCCTACACGTTGTGGAAAAAGGACTTCGGCGCGCTGCACCGGCCGCAGGAGATCGGCCGCCGCGAGCTGACCATCGCACTGGCCATTGGTGCGGCGATCGGCTTCTACGATGGTTTCTTCGGGCCGGGCACCGGCAGCTTCCTGATCTTCCTGTTCGTGCGCTTCTTCGGCCTGGATTTCCTGCGCGCGTCGGCGGCATCGAAGGTGGTGAACCTGGCGACCAATGTGGCGGCGATCTCGTTCTTCGTGCCGACCGGCAACATCCTGTGGCTGTTCGCGCTGCCGATGGCGGCGGCCAACATCATCGGTTCGGTGGTGGGCACGCGGTTGGCGCTGAAGGGCGGCACGCCGTTCATCCGCAAGCTGTTCGTGGGGCTGGTGGTGGTGCTGATCGCGCGGATGGCGTGGGATACGTTGCGCGGAGCGTGAGTGCGGTTGCCGGCCAGCGGCCGGCACTACCGGGTCATGAACCCCGCCCATGGGTAGTGCCGGCCGCTGGCCGGCATTCCC includes the following:
- a CDS encoding TSUP family transporter; this encodes MLELVPPELWWLVVIAFIAGLVDAAVGGGGLVQLPGLFTVLPQQTPAMLFGTNKFSSMFGTGAAAWRYARNVRFPWKPVLFAAGTAFIFSFAGATAVSLLPKDAVRPLVLVLLIAMLAYTLWKKDFGALHRPQEIGRRELTIALAIGAAIGFYDGFFGPGTGSFLIFLFVRFFGLDFLRASAASKVVNLATNVAAISFFVPTGNILWLFALPMAAANIIGSVVGTRLALKGGTPFIRKLFVGLVVVLIARMAWDTLRGA